The sequence CCGGTCCTACCTGGCGGAGAGCCTGGAGTTCAGGGCCTGGCGATGCCTGTTCCGCCTGCAGCTCGCCCTGTTTGCCAACTCGCTCATGCTCCTCGGCTCCATCTACATCTGGCGTAGCACCGTCAGCAATCTCAGGCATTCCCCGGCTGCAGAGTCAGCCTGCTTCCAGCTCTGGAAGATGATCGTCGCGGCCTTCCTGGCCCTGGCGCATTCCAGCTTCTTCACCATGATCTTTCTAGTGGCCGAGGAGCCCTATCTCTTTTCCCTGGTTGCCTACACCTGCCTTGGGGCGTATGTCATCATGCTCTGCTTCCTCTGTGTCCTCAGCGGCATGGAGCAGGCCTACCAGCTCCTGGCCTGGCGCGCCGGCAGGGCGGTGGGCAGCCTTGACAAGACCAGGAAGCTGGCCCTCCGGCCggcactggtggtggtggtaaccACGGTGCTCAGCGTGGTGGGGCTGCTGAACGCCGCCCAGCCCCCAGCGGTGACCACTGTGGAGGTGCCCATGCATCGGCTGCACCCCTCCATGAACACCCTCAAGATCGTGCTCCTCTCGGACATCCACCTGGGCCCCACGGTGGGCAGGACCAAGATGGACATGTTTGTGAGGATGGTGAACACGCTGGAGCCGGACGTCACGGTGATCGTGGGCGACCTGTGCGATTCCGAAGCCTCTGTCCTGCGCACCGCTGTGGCTCCTCTGGGCCAGCTGCGTTCACGCCTGGGCACCTACTTCGTCACGGGCAATCACGAGTACTACACGTCAGATGTCAGCAACTGGTTTGCACTGCTGATGTCCCTGAACGTCCAGCCCCTCCACAATGAGAACGTGAGGATTTCTGCCACCGGGGCCCACAGTGAGGATGACGACTGGATCTGCCTGGCTGGGGTGGACGACATCGAAGCGAACATCCTGCACTACACTGGCCATGGCATGGATCTGGAGAAGgccctggagggctgcagcccgGACCACCCCACCATCCTGCTAGCTCACCAGCCCCTGGCTGCCAAGAGAGCCCTCCAGGCCCGGCCAGATATTAACCTGATCCTTTCTGGGCACACGCATGCTGGGCAGATCTTCCCCTTGAACGTGGCAGCCTATCTCCTGAACCCCTTCTTTGCTGGTCTCTACCAGGTGGCCAAGTCTACATTTGTATATGTGAGCCCAGGCACGGCCTATTATGGGATACCCATGCGTCTGGGCAGCCGGGCAGAAATTACCCAGCTCATCCTGCGGCCCGCCCCCTgaccccacccctgcctgccccctgTGCACCTGCCTCCTCATTGCCCTTGTCCTCTGTCCCCATCCCTCTGCAGGGCAGGCCGCCCATCtaccccctccagcctcccctgccAACCCACACTTGTCACAAGACTGGCTGGCACCGTGATCTGTGCTGAGGCTGCCTGGCAAGTCCAGGGAGGTTAACTCTGCAGATGACCACctgctttttcatatgcattTGTGAGGCCACTCAAGTAACATGTGTAAGGACGGGCATCTATTTTCCAAATGATGTGAAGTAAGCCCTTCTCTGCAGAACT is a genomic window of Cervus canadensis isolate Bull #8, Minnesota chromosome 22, ASM1932006v1, whole genome shotgun sequence containing:
- the TMPPE gene encoding transmembrane protein with metallophosphoesterase domain, with the protein product MAIFRQLSLGAKAALAAGTVFVSMVVSRSYLAESLEFRAWRCLFRLQLALFANSLMLLGSIYIWRSTVSNLRHSPAAESACFQLWKMIVAAFLALAHSSFFTMIFLVAEEPYLFSLVAYTCLGAYVIMLCFLCVLSGMEQAYQLLAWRAGRAVGSLDKTRKLALRPALVVVVTTVLSVVGLLNAAQPPAVTTVEVPMHRLHPSMNTLKIVLLSDIHLGPTVGRTKMDMFVRMVNTLEPDVTVIVGDLCDSEASVLRTAVAPLGQLRSRLGTYFVTGNHEYYTSDVSNWFALLMSLNVQPLHNENVRISATGAHSEDDDWICLAGVDDIEANILHYTGHGMDLEKALEGCSPDHPTILLAHQPLAAKRALQARPDINLILSGHTHAGQIFPLNVAAYLLNPFFAGLYQVAKSTFVYVSPGTAYYGIPMRLGSRAEITQLILRPAP